Genomic segment of Glutamicibacter sp. JL.03c:
GATCACGAAGGCGACTTCGTAGAACATCGTCACGCCGATCAGCATCGAGGCAACGATCATCGCCCACTGCACGCCCTTGGCGCCGAACACATTCAGGATCTTTCCGGCGATTCGCTGAGCGGCGCCAGCGTCGCCCATGACGCGGCCAATCATCGCTCCGAGGCCGACAACGATGGCGGTTCCGCCCAGCTGGCCACCCACACCGTCCTTGATCACTTCGGGGATCTCGGCCAGGCCTGCCGGCTCGCCGTCAACCGAGAAATTACCCGTGGCCACCGCCCAGAATGCGACGAGCGCCGAGACGAGCAGCAGCGAGATAAAGCCATTGAGCTTGAACTTCATCATGAGGACAAGCAGCACAACGACTGACAGGCCAACAATGACCATTGGCATAATGCCTCTCCGATCTTCTTGAAAAATTTGGGGGCATGCTCCGTGGCATGCGGGCACTTGACCTTATTTGGGGGATCGAGCAATCCAGCCTCGGAATTTGTGCCAGCAATCACGTTAGCCACGCCACACGCATTGCGTCCAAGACCGCAGAGGCATTCAGTAATGCCCGCTCGGTATTATTCGATGGAAAATATTACGCATTTGCCACGTAACCGGCGGACGAACTGGGGTTCTGGGCACTCGAGAAAAGTGATTCGACAATGAATCCCGTTCGATGCGGACGCAAACTGTGACCACAATCACCGGTTTACCGGGCGTTTTTGCCAGTGGCGATCTTTGGCCCGGCTTCAAGGAGACCTGGGCCCCGGTTGCATCTAATACCTATCGGGCATAACAAAGGGGCTCGCCCGCGTTCCCTTTCGAGAACGCGGGCGAGCCCCTCGGACTGCCGGGACGCTACCCCTCGGCGGCTTTCACGGCCAGCACAGGTCGATCCGCCTGGAGCAGGATGCGCTGGGCATGTGAACCCATGATGAACTTTCCAACCTGGGTTCGATGGCGCAGGCCGATGACGATCAAGGACACCTCGTGCTCCTGCGCCAAGCGAAGGAACTCCTCGGTGAGGTCATCCCGGTAGGTGGACTCGATGATCCTGCTGCTGATTCCCGCCTTGGCCACCGCTGCATGGACTTCCGCCCAGTCATCGGTGGAGGCGGTGTTCTTGTCCACGAGCGCTCCTTCGCGTGATGAATTCACGATCAGCAGCTCTTCAGAGCGGATCCTTGCCTCGGCAATGGCGGCGTCCACTGCTGCTTTGCCCACCGCTGTGGGAACGTAGCCGACGATGATGCTCATACTTTTTCCTTTTCGTCCGCGACCTGTGCGGCCAGCGGCTTCTTCTTGTTCTTGACGATCGCGCCTTTCACCATCGGCCAGAGGGCGACAGCGACAAAGATGATGATCAGCACAGCGGAAATTGGACGGCTGAAGAATCCGCCAAGATCGCCATTGAGCACCAGCAGCGAACGGCGCAAGTTTGACTCGAGCAGGCTGCCCAGCACGAATGCCAGCACCAGCGGGCCCGGTTCAAAACCGAACTTCTTCATCAGGTAGCCGATGGCACCGAAGATGACCACCATCATCACGTCGAACATCGAATTCCGAATGGTGTAGGCACCGAGCATGGTGATCATGGCGGTGATCGGCGCCAAGATGGCAGCGCGAATGCGCAGGATGCGAATGAAGACGCCCACCAGGGGAATGGACATCAGCAGCAGCAGGATGTTCCCGATGTACATGGAGTTCACAACACCCCAGAACAGATCGGGGTCCTCCTGAATCAGCTGGGGGCCCGGAGTCACGCCTTGGATCAGCAGTGCACCGAAGATGATGGCCATCGTGGCGTTGGCCGGGATCCCCAGGGTCAGCAGCGGAATGAACGAACTCGTGGCGGCCGCGTTATTCGCTGTCTCAGGACCGGCTACACCTTCGATGGCGCCCTTGCCGAACCGCGTTGGATCCTTCGCGGACTTCTTCTCCATGCCATATGAAGCCAGTGAAGCGATTGTTGCGCCACCACCAGGCAGGATGCCGAGGAAGAAACCCAGCACCGAGCCGCGGCCCATGGCCGGAGCGGCCTGCTTGATGTCCTTGCCCGAAGGCCAGACGCGCTTGACCTTGATCGGGGCCTTGGCCGCGCGGTGCCGCTCTTCCAGGTTGTAGAGAATCTCGCCAACACCGAACAGGCCCATGGCGATAGGCACGAAGTCGATGCCATCAGCCAGAGACAAGTTTCCGAAGGTGAAGCGTTCCACCCCGGTGAAGCCGTCACGGCCCATGGTGGCCAGGAACAAGCCCACCGCGGCAGCGATGATCGCCTTGATCTTGGAGCCACCGGAAATCGTGGCGACCAGCAAGATTCCCAGCATGGCCAGTGCGGTGTATTCCGGTGGCCCGAAATCCAATGCGAAGCTGGCCACGAGCGGGGCCAGGAAGGTCAGGCCGATGATGGAAATTGTGGCACCGGCGAATGACCCGATAGCCGCAATGCCCAGGGCCGTCCCGGCGCGCCCCTGTTGTGCCATGACGTAGCCGTCGAAAACGGTCACCACGGAGCTTGCCTCGCCCGGCAGGCGCAACAACACCGAGGTGATGGTTCCGCCGTACTGTGCGCCATAGAAAATGCCGGCGAGCATGATGATCGCGGTAACTGGCTCCACTCCATAGGTCAACGGGAGCAGAATAGCGATTGTTGCTGCCGGGCCTAGGCCTGGGAGCACACCAATGAGCATGCCTACCACGACGCCCAGAAGGCAGTAGAGAAGATTTGTGGGGTCGAGGACGGTGCCGAAACCGTCCAGTACTGGACCAAAGAATTCCATGTGGATATGCCTTTAGTTGCGACTTAGAACAGTCGTGGAATGGAGGTGCCGAATGCGACGATGAACAGGAGATAAAAGACTGCAACCACGATGATCGAGTAGATCGTCGCCGAGCGCCAGGTCTCACCGCCAAGCCATCGCATCCATACGAAGCACAGCAGCAGCGACGGGATTTCAAATCCGATGACCGGCATCAGCAGCGCCATGGCAATGAGCGTTGCAAAGCCAACGAGCGCGAACCAGCTCATGGCACTGAATTTTTCGCCGTCTGCCCCGCCTTTGCGGCCCACCACGATCTGAACTGCTGACATGACCGTGGCAATCAGCGCCACGACGAACGGCCAGGTGCCGGAGTCAGGTTCAGAGGGTGTGCCAAGTCCCAGCCCAATTGACAAGACAATGCCGAAGATACCCAGGGCCAGCACCACGAGGGAGGACGCCAGGTTTGCTACCGGGCCTGCTTTTTCCGGCGCTTCAGCTTCCCACTGGGCTGCTAGTTCCTCCGGGGTCAGTGCCTCCGGGATTTCGTCTTCGTGCGACACATCTGTGCTCTTCGCTTCCATAACAATTTTCCTTGAAATCAGAATCGGATTGGGACCTGGCCCGTTCTGCTACTCGCCGCCCATGTCGATGTCGTATTCCTCGGTCAAAGCCTTGTACTTCTCGGCCAGCTCGTTCCATTCCGTGACGACTTCTTCGCCGGAAATCTCGTGGGCTGTCAGCAATGACTTTTCATTCAGGCCGGTGTAGCCGTCGGTCTTCACCGCATCCTCGATCGAGCCGACGAGCTTTTCCTTGACCTCGTCGCTCAAGCCCTTGGGAGCGGCCACCGCGCGGTACTGGGCGACGGGCACGTCATAGCCCAATTCCTTGGCGGTTGGCACATCGCCCAGGAATTCGTTGCGGTCCTCTGAGAAGACCATCAGCGGAGTCACGGTGCCCGCATCAATTTGCGGCTTGGCCTCGCCGAGCTGGACGGTGGTGACTTGGACCTGGTTGCCCATGGCAGCAGTCAATGCAGGCGAACCGGAATCAAACGGCACGAAAGTACCGTCCAGATCCGCTTGGGCCAGCGTCAGCTCCTGGGCCAGCTGCGATCCGGTACCCACGCCGGTGGTGCCGAATGACAGCTTGTCCTTGCTGTTCTTCACATCATCGAAACTCTTCAGGCCCGAGTCCTTGCTCGCGATCATGACGTAGTCGTCCTGCGAGAGTCCCATAAGGACATCCAGGTCATCGAGGGAAACTGCTTCAGCTTCCGGCACCGTCAGCGAGGTGATGGTGATCAGCGAGGCATTGAGCAGCACCAGGTTCTGGCCATCAGCCGGCTTGCCGGCAATTTCCTTGGTCGCAATGGCTCCGTTGGCACCGGCCTTGTTTTCTACTGGGACAGGGACGCCCAGGGACTCCGACATGCCTTCTGCCACAGACCGGGCAATGAGGTCGGTGGAACCGCCAGGCGCCTGGCCCACTGTCAGGGTCACCGGCCCGCTGGGGAATTCTCCTTCGCTGGAGCCCCCACCGACGTTGCCGCCGCAGGCGGTCAGGGACAGGGCCACGGCGGCTGCCGATACGGACAACAGCGTCCGGCGGAAAGTGCGAGTCTTCATTAAATCTCTCCTGGATTTTCGAGTGTGGTGTATTCGATGTCATAGGGTGCTGTGAAGCTGCTCACTGACACGAGCACTAGACCAGAGTAGAAACGAGATAGGATACATGTCCAAGACCCTATTTGCATGGCATGATGCCTGGAAGGTAAGACTTGTTTACCCTTGATCAGGCCCGCAGCTTCGTAGCCGTCGCCGAAGAACTTCATTTCGGGCGAGCTGCCGAACGGCTGCAAATGACCCAGCCTCCTCTGAGCCGGCAAATCCAGAAGCTGGAACGCATCGTCGGAGTCGAGCTGCTCGAGCGCGACAATCGGCACGTCACGCTCACCGCCGCCGGGGAGGCGTTCCTCTCCGAAGCCAGGCGGCTGGTGGTCGCTGCTGAGCGCGCCCCGGAAAGCGCGCGCCGCATCGCCAGCGGACAAATTGGCGCCTTGCGCATCGGATTCACCGCAGCCACCGGTTTTTCGATGCTCGGCTCCCTGCTCGAAGAGATCGCGTTGAAGATGCCCAACGTCCATCTGGAGTTGACGGAGCTGGTCACCAGCGAACAGGTCACGGCGTTGCTCGACGGCGATTTGGATCTGGGCCTGGCCCGTCCGCCCTTTGACGAAAAGCTCTTCGATTCATCCCTGCTGCTCTCCGAGGGCCTGTTCGTCGCGGTGCCTTCCGGGCACCGCCTGGCCCAGCTGCAACGCGATCTGGTTGCCAGCGACTTGATCAGCGAGCCGCTGATCATGCATTCGGCGACCAAGGCACGCTACTTCTACGATCTCGTCGTCCGGCAAATTGAGATCGAGCACAAGAATGTTCGGCATACGGTCAGCCAGATCCTCACCATGATCTCGCTGGTGGCTGCCGGACACGGGGTGGCTTTCGTCCCGGAAAGCGCCAAGGTGCTCGGCGTCCAAGGGGTGAGGTATTTGCGGCTGATCAGCCCGGTGGAGCACCCGGTGGAGCTGCACGCCATTTGGAATCGCGAATCACGCAACCCCGCGCTGGCCCGGCTGCTCCAGGTCATCAATTCCGATCCGCTGAACTAGGCCATCCACGGCACTGCCAATCACTTGGATCACCGCAACGCTCTTCAATGCTCTGAGGGTATCAATCAATACAACTTAGGGCTTAGACAGGCATAGCTGATTGGTCCTAACCTTGAGTCATATCCACAGCTCTCCTCCGTAAACTCCGCATTCCCGGCCTAGCCGGTCGGCGGGTCGATCAAAGGATTTCTCATGACCAAGTACACCCCTGCTGAACTCGCCGCACAGCTCAAGGACGGCCTGCTATCGTTCCCGGTCACCGCGTTCGATGCAGACTTGAAAGTCGACGAAGCAACCTACCGCAAGCACTTGGACTGGCAGTCCAGCTACGACGTGGCGGGCCTGTTTGCCGCCGGCGGTACCGGCGAAGGATTCTCCCTGAGCACCGAGGAATCCAAGCAGGTCGTGCGCATGGCCGTGGAAGAAGCCGGGGACCGCGTCCCCGTTCTGGCTTCCGCGGGCGGATCCACGCTCCAGGCCATCGAGCAGGCGAAGAATGCTGAAGAAGTCGGCGCCGAAGGCCTCTTGCTGCTTCCGCCATACCTCACCGAGAACGACCAGGAGGGCCTGTACCAGCACGTCTCGGCCATCGCCAAGTCCACCAAGGTCGGCATCATCGTCTACAACCGCGCGAATGCCATCTACTCCCCTGACACCGTGGCGCGCCTGGCCGAGAACCACGAGAACTTCATCGGGTTCAAGGACGCCATCGGCGACATCGAGCACAACACCAAGATGTACGCGAAGAACGGCGACCGGCTGTTCTACCTCGGTGGCCTGCCAACCGCGGAAACCTTTGCGCTGCCACTGCTGCAGCTGGGCATGAGCACCTACTCGTCGGCCATGTTCAACTTCGTTCCGGAGTTCGCGCTGGACTTCTACAAGGACGTGCGCAACCTCGATCGCGCTGCCGTCAATGAAAAGCTGAACCGCTTCGTACTCCCCTACCTGGACATCCGCGATAGGGTCAAGGGCTACGGGGTATCGATCGTCAAGGGCGGCATGAAGGCGATTGGCCGCGATTGCGGTTCGGTACGCACCCCGCTGCAGGACATGTCCGAGCAGGATTTGGCGGATCTGACCACCCTCATCAAGACCGCAGGCATCGTGCCAGCCGGCGCCAGCCTCTAGCACCACGTTCCACGACAAGATCTTTTCAACCGCTGACCAGGGAGCAACTTTGACTAGCATCACCCAGAACCTGACCGGCCAGTCCATCCTCGCAGGCGTTCGCACCGCCGGCAATGGACGCGAAGTACACGGCTACAACCCGGCAACCAACCAGCCGCTGGAACCTGCCTACAGCCTGATCGACGAAGCGCAGCTGAAGACCGCAACCACGGCCGCCGCCGAGGCCTTCGCCTCGTTCCGAGCCTTGGAACCGGCCAAGCACGCTGACTTCCTCGACGCCATCGCCGCGAACATCGAAGCTGTCCGCGACGAACTCGTGGCCCGCGCCATGGCCGAAACCGGCCTTCCCGAAGCCCGCCTGAACGGCGAGACGGCCCGCACCGCAGGCCAGCTGCGCCTGTTCGCCAACGTCGTGCGCACCGGTGATTTCCACGGCGCCCGCATTGATCCAGCCCTGCCAGAACGCACCCCGCTGCCACGCGTCGACATCCGCCAGCGCAAGGTGCCGATGGGCCCGGTTGCAGTCTTCGGCGCATCCAACTTCCCGCTGGCCTTCTCCACCGCTGGTGGCGATACGGCATCGGCACTGGCTGCCGGTTGCCCGGTCGTGTTCAAGGCGCACAACGCCCACCCGGGCACCAGTGAAATTGTAGGCACCGCCATCACCAAGGCCATCGAGAAATTCGACCTGCACCCGGGCGTGTTCTCGCTGGTCTATGGACCAGGTGCTTCGATCGGCCAGGCCTTGGTCTCGGACCCGGCCATCAAGGCTGTCGGTTTCACCGGTTCGCGCTCCGGCGGAGTGGCACTGATGGAAACCGCCGCCAAGCGTCCAGAGCCTATCCCGGTCTATGCTGAGATGTCTTCGATCAACCCGGTAATCTTCTTCGAGGGCGCTCTGGCCGACCCCGAGGCGCAGGCCAAGGCCTACCTGGGCTCGCTGACCGGTTCCTCCGGCCAGCTGTGCACCGCGCCGGGACTGGTATTCGTTCCCGCTGGTGCGGCCGGCGACGCATTTGTGGCTGCCATCTCCGCGCATTCGCCATCCCACTCCGGGCAGACCATGCTGACCTCCGGCATCTACACCTCGTGGGTCGCCGGTGTTGAGGCACTCGGCGCCCAGGAGGGCGTTGAACTTGTGGGCCAGGGCAGCGAGGGTTCCACCGAAAACGCCCCGGCTCCGCGCGTCTTCGCTTCCGGGGTCAAGCAGCTGAATGAAAACCCTGTCCTGCAGGACGAAATCTTCGGCGCCGCTTCACTGGTCATCCGCTACGAGTCCGTTGAAGAGCTGGACTCGGCACTGTCCAAGCTCGAAGGCCAGCTGACCGCAACCCTGCAGTTGGCCGAAGCCGATTACGCACAGGCCGCGGGCATCATCCCCACCCTTGAACTCAAGGTGGGGCGCATCCTGCTCAACGGCTGGCCAACCGGTGTCGAGGTGGGCCACGCCATGGTCCACGGCGGTCCCTTCCCGGCCACTTCCGCACCGCAGACCACCTCGGTCGGCTCGCTGGCCATCGAGCGTTTCCTGCGCCCGGTTGCCTACCAGAATTTCCCCGAAGCTCTGCTGCCTAAGCCAATCGCGCAGGCCAACGAGTGGAACCTGAACCGTCTGGTCGACGGCACCCTGACCGTCGCAGGAGAGTAAGCGCATGACTAACCCAACCATTGTTTCGGTCCAGGTCATCCCGGTGGCCGGCCACGACTCCATGCTCCTGAACCTATCGGGAGCCCATGGGCCATTCTTCACCCGCAATATCGCCATCGTCACCGACTCCGACGGCCGCACCGGCCTGGGCGAAGTACCCGGTGGCGAAGCGATTCGCTCCACCATCGAAGAAGCAGGGGCGCTGATTGCCGGCGCTCCGGTAGCAACCTACCGCTCGCTGCTGCGCAAGGTGTCCTCCCTCTTCGCTGATCGCGATGCGGGCGGTCGAGGCGCGCAGACCTTCGATCTGC
This window contains:
- a CDS encoding universal stress protein, which translates into the protein MSIIVGYVPTAVGKAAVDAAIAEARIRSEELLIVNSSREGALVDKNTASTDDWAEVHAAVAKAGISSRIIESTYRDDLTEEFLRLAQEHEVSLIVIGLRHRTQVGKFIMGSHAQRILLQADRPVLAVKAAEG
- a CDS encoding tripartite tricarboxylate transporter permease → MEFFGPVLDGFGTVLDPTNLLYCLLGVVVGMLIGVLPGLGPAATIAILLPLTYGVEPVTAIIMLAGIFYGAQYGGTITSVLLRLPGEASSVVTVFDGYVMAQQGRAGTALGIAAIGSFAGATISIIGLTFLAPLVASFALDFGPPEYTALAMLGILLVATISGGSKIKAIIAAAVGLFLATMGRDGFTGVERFTFGNLSLADGIDFVPIAMGLFGVGEILYNLEERHRAAKAPIKVKRVWPSGKDIKQAAPAMGRGSVLGFFLGILPGGGATIASLASYGMEKKSAKDPTRFGKGAIEGVAGPETANNAAATSSFIPLLTLGIPANATMAIIFGALLIQGVTPGPQLIQEDPDLFWGVVNSMYIGNILLLLMSIPLVGVFIRILRIRAAILAPITAMITMLGAYTIRNSMFDVMMVVIFGAIGYLMKKFGFEPGPLVLAFVLGSLLESNLRRSLLVLNGDLGGFFSRPISAVLIIIFVAVALWPMVKGAIVKNKKKPLAAQVADEKEKV
- a CDS encoding tripartite tricarboxylate transporter TctB family protein, whose translation is MEAKSTDVSHEDEIPEALTPEELAAQWEAEAPEKAGPVANLASSLVVLALGIFGIVLSIGLGLGTPSEPDSGTWPFVVALIATVMSAVQIVVGRKGGADGEKFSAMSWFALVGFATLIAMALLMPVIGFEIPSLLLCFVWMRWLGGETWRSATIYSIIVVAVFYLLFIVAFGTSIPRLF
- a CDS encoding Bug family tripartite tricarboxylate transporter substrate binding protein, which encodes MKTRTFRRTLLSVSAAAVALSLTACGGNVGGGSSEGEFPSGPVTLTVGQAPGGSTDLIARSVAEGMSESLGVPVPVENKAGANGAIATKEIAGKPADGQNLVLLNASLITITSLTVPEAEAVSLDDLDVLMGLSQDDYVMIASKDSGLKSFDDVKNSKDKLSFGTTGVGTGSQLAQELTLAQADLDGTFVPFDSGSPALTAAMGNQVQVTTVQLGEAKPQIDAGTVTPLMVFSEDRNEFLGDVPTAKELGYDVPVAQYRAVAAPKGLSDEVKEKLVGSIEDAVKTDGYTGLNEKSLLTAHEISGEEVVTEWNELAEKYKALTEEYDIDMGGE
- a CDS encoding LysR family transcriptional regulator codes for the protein MFTLDQARSFVAVAEELHFGRAAERLQMTQPPLSRQIQKLERIVGVELLERDNRHVTLTAAGEAFLSEARRLVVAAERAPESARRIASGQIGALRIGFTAATGFSMLGSLLEEIALKMPNVHLELTELVTSEQVTALLDGDLDLGLARPPFDEKLFDSSLLLSEGLFVAVPSGHRLAQLQRDLVASDLISEPLIMHSATKARYFYDLVVRQIEIEHKNVRHTVSQILTMISLVAAGHGVAFVPESAKVLGVQGVRYLRLISPVEHPVELHAIWNRESRNPALARLLQVINSDPLN
- the kdgD gene encoding 5-dehydro-4-deoxyglucarate dehydratase, whose product is MTKYTPAELAAQLKDGLLSFPVTAFDADLKVDEATYRKHLDWQSSYDVAGLFAAGGTGEGFSLSTEESKQVVRMAVEEAGDRVPVLASAGGSTLQAIEQAKNAEEVGAEGLLLLPPYLTENDQEGLYQHVSAIAKSTKVGIIVYNRANAIYSPDTVARLAENHENFIGFKDAIGDIEHNTKMYAKNGDRLFYLGGLPTAETFALPLLQLGMSTYSSAMFNFVPEFALDFYKDVRNLDRAAVNEKLNRFVLPYLDIRDRVKGYGVSIVKGGMKAIGRDCGSVRTPLQDMSEQDLADLTTLIKTAGIVPAGASL
- a CDS encoding aldehyde dehydrogenase (NADP(+)), translated to MTSITQNLTGQSILAGVRTAGNGREVHGYNPATNQPLEPAYSLIDEAQLKTATTAAAEAFASFRALEPAKHADFLDAIAANIEAVRDELVARAMAETGLPEARLNGETARTAGQLRLFANVVRTGDFHGARIDPALPERTPLPRVDIRQRKVPMGPVAVFGASNFPLAFSTAGGDTASALAAGCPVVFKAHNAHPGTSEIVGTAITKAIEKFDLHPGVFSLVYGPGASIGQALVSDPAIKAVGFTGSRSGGVALMETAAKRPEPIPVYAEMSSINPVIFFEGALADPEAQAKAYLGSLTGSSGQLCTAPGLVFVPAGAAGDAFVAAISAHSPSHSGQTMLTSGIYTSWVAGVEALGAQEGVELVGQGSEGSTENAPAPRVFASGVKQLNENPVLQDEIFGAASLVIRYESVEELDSALSKLEGQLTATLQLAEADYAQAAGIIPTLELKVGRILLNGWPTGVEVGHAMVHGGPFPATSAPQTTSVGSLAIERFLRPVAYQNFPEALLPKPIAQANEWNLNRLVDGTLTVAGE